The Microthrixaceae bacterium genome includes the window CAGCGGTGGGTTCGTCGGGCGCGACCTCATCACCCAGGGACACCGCCTGCCCACCCGTGGGCGTCTTTATGAAGAAGGGGATGAAGGACCGCTGTTTCCCGAGGTTCTCGGGGTGGTTCCTGGGGTTGCGAATGAACAGGTGCTCGTGTTGAGGGTTGATGTGGTCCTCGTAGATGTTGCCCGCCGAAACCGTGAGGACGGGGATGTCGTGAGCCTCCAACTCCGTCGTGAGCTTTGCCAGGTGGGCGTAGACCTCGGCGGGTTCCCATCCGGTGTCAGCGAAGATGCACGCATCGAACTTCGGGAGTTCTCCGTAGGCGGACATGAGGGCGACCGTTGTGGACTGCACCCCCGCCCCGAGGGACAGAATGTTCAGCACGTCACGCGTCATCTCGGTCCATGCCTTCCTTCGCTCGGGCCACGGCTCGCTTGGCTTCGGCCACGCCCTTCTTGTACGGGGCCGAGTGGATGATCGGGGCGCAGGTGGGGCAGGTGTTCGGGGTCCAGGCCGAGTTCGAGGATGGTGTCGGCTGCGTTGGTGGACCAGAGCATGACGCCGAGCACGCCGAGTTCGGCGTCGGTGTCGTGGGGTACGTCTTGGCGGGTCCGGCTGGGCCGTGCCGTCAGTCCTTCGGCGGCGGCCTGCTCCTCTAGGACGTGGAGGGGTTCGAGTTCGTGGGCGGCCTGGGGCATACTCACCCATCCGGCTCCTGCGCTTGCCGCCTTGCCCGCCTTGCCCGCTCAGCAGCGAGCCGAGCCGTAGCGCACTCGTCACACGTCGGGATGCCCTGGCGTCGATGCTCCACCGCACCCGCCTCCGTGCCGTGACGGATCGGACGTTTGCCCCGGATCTTGGCCCGCAACCGTTCCCGGTCGGTCGTGCCACCCCAGATGCCGCGCTCGTCGTGCTCGATCGCCCACGCCAGACATTCGGCCTGGTGCGGGCAGGTGCGGCACACGTTGATCGCAGCGGCCTCAGCCCGCAGGTCGTGACGGGGCGGGAACCAGTCGAGGCCGCTGCCACGACACGCCGCCTCCGGCCACACCGGCACCAGCACTGGGTTGGAGACGAGACCGGCCTCGGCACGCACCCTGATTCGGTCGCCGCTCACGCCGAGGTCCCGAACAACGTTGGCATCTGGCCCGAGAGGCAATGTGGCGAGAACCACAACACCTCCGTCGACCTGTTGGCGTGGTTACCGTCATGCCGTACGGCGCTCGCCGTGGTGCTGTAGGCCGCAGACGCACTCCACCTGTGACGCCTCCACGAGTCGGGCATGAGGTCGTCGTGTTCTGCGGCATACCCAGCTAGCACGATCCGATACCGAGGGTTGTCCCCGTTGTCGATGCACCAATCGCGCACCTCGTGCGCGATTGTGTGATCGTCGACCGAGTAGAGATCTGAGGTCCGCACGTCACCCAGATACGGCGGGTCGAGGAACACACCCACAGTTGACCCGTAGGCGAGTGCACCGTTCGTGACGACACGCGACCAGTCGCCGCAGCACACCCGAACGCCCCGCAACACCCGGGCCAGTCCATGCAGGTACTCCTCGATCCCCTGCCCGGCGTCGCCGAGGTGGGGGAGCTTGCGGTTGATCCCCTGCCCGGCGTCGCCGAGGTGGGGGAGCTGGCGGTTGATCCCCTGCCCGGCGTTGCCGAGGTGGGGGAGCTTGCGGTT containing:
- a CDS encoding WhiB family transcriptional regulator, with protein sequence MSGDRIRVRAEAGLVSNPVLVPVWPEAACRGSGLDWFPPRHDLRAEAAAINVCRTCPHQAECLAWAIEHDERGIWGGTTDRERLRAKIRGKRPIRHGTEAGAVEHRRQGIPTCDECATARLAAERARRARRQAQEPDG
- a CDS encoding DNA adenine methylase, whose translation is MKAPFPWFGGKRKVATEVWSALGDVDNYVEPFAGSLAVLLERPTWHKGSTSTVNDADRFVSNFWRALAADPEGVAAHADWPVNEADLEARHLWLVTSGRERVNALASDPDFFDVKVAGWWVWGICSWIGSGWCAGSGPWMLDDDGRLSKLPHLGDAGRGIKRQRPHLGDAGQGINRQLPHLGDAGRGINRKLPHLGNAGQGINRQLPHLGDAGQGINRKLPHLGDAGQGIEEYLHGLARVLRGVRVCCGDWSRVVTNGALAYGSTVGVFLDPPYLGDVRTSDLYSVDDHTIAHEVRDWCIDNGDNPRYRIVLAGYAAEHDDLMPDSWRRHRWSASAAYSTTASAVRHDGNHANRSTEVLWFSPHCLSGQMPTLFGTSA